A region of Leisingera thetidis DNA encodes the following proteins:
- a CDS encoding (2Fe-2S)-binding protein: protein MKTDSPFLELEAAPRVRVWFDGQPLELPDGANLAAALLAAGVRTFRHTPVSGAPRAPFCMMGACYDCLVETGGRVQQACMLEVKDGMRIARPHEAEAAHAEG from the coding sequence GTGAAGACCGATTCACCGTTTCTTGAGCTGGAGGCCGCACCGCGGGTGCGGGTCTGGTTCGACGGCCAGCCGCTGGAGCTGCCGGACGGCGCCAACCTGGCGGCGGCGCTGCTTGCAGCGGGGGTGCGGACGTTCCGCCATACACCCGTCTCGGGCGCGCCGCGGGCGCCGTTCTGCATGATGGGCGCATGCTACGACTGCCTGGTGGAAACCGGCGGCAGGGTTCAGCAGGCCTGCATGCTCGAGGTGAAAGACGGGATGCGCATCGCGCGCCCGCATGAAGCGGAGGCGGCCCATGCAGAAGGCTGA
- a CDS encoding NAD(P)/FAD-dependent oxidoreductase: MQKADLIVIGAGPAGMAAASEAAGAGLRTVLLDEQPRPGGQIYRDVDRAAGLRGSILGADYLHGAALTARLRSPGIEHVPGAVVWMIEQGFQVSYTREGRAARVAADRVILATGALERPMPVPGWTLPGVMTAGAAQILLKQSGVLPRQAVLAGSGPLLYLIAAQMVRAGTPPLALVETQTRADMIRAGRHLGGALRGWRYLAKGLKLMAEIRRAGVPRYTGATAIAVEGEDRAEAVAFESGGRGHRIACGTVLLHHGVVPNQQAARSMQVPHLWSQAQQCFAPVADAWGRTGREGVFTAGDGAGIGGARAAEYSGRIAALKAAEELGRLTVQERDRLAAPLLRQKARETAVRPFLDAAYPPYAEALAPDDATIICRCEEVTAGDIRSFARLGCQGPNQAKAFGRAGMGPCQGRYCGLTVTGLLASANGRSKDETGYYRIRPPIKPVTLGELAGAQDTPAED; this comes from the coding sequence ATGCAGAAGGCTGATCTGATCGTCATTGGTGCCGGCCCGGCGGGCATGGCTGCGGCCAGCGAGGCGGCCGGGGCCGGGCTGCGGACCGTCCTGCTGGACGAGCAGCCCCGCCCCGGCGGGCAAATCTACCGCGATGTGGACCGGGCGGCGGGCCTGCGCGGCAGCATCCTGGGGGCGGATTATTTGCATGGTGCAGCGCTGACGGCCAGGCTGCGCAGCCCGGGCATCGAGCATGTCCCGGGGGCGGTGGTCTGGATGATCGAGCAGGGCTTTCAGGTCTCCTATACCCGCGAGGGGCGCGCCGCCCGGGTCGCGGCGGACCGGGTGATTCTGGCCACCGGCGCGCTGGAGCGGCCGATGCCGGTTCCCGGCTGGACCCTGCCGGGAGTGATGACCGCGGGAGCGGCGCAGATCCTGCTGAAGCAATCCGGCGTGCTGCCCAGGCAGGCGGTGCTGGCAGGCAGCGGCCCGCTGCTGTATCTGATCGCGGCGCAGATGGTGCGCGCGGGCACGCCGCCGCTGGCGCTGGTGGAAACCCAGACCCGTGCCGACATGATCAGGGCCGGCCGCCATCTGGGCGGCGCCCTGCGCGGTTGGCGCTACCTGGCCAAGGGCCTGAAGTTGATGGCCGAAATCAGGCGCGCCGGGGTGCCGCGCTATACCGGCGCCACCGCGATTGCGGTGGAGGGCGAAGACCGCGCCGAAGCAGTGGCCTTTGAAAGCGGCGGCCGCGGCCACCGGATCGCTTGCGGGACCGTGCTGCTGCATCACGGTGTGGTGCCTAACCAGCAGGCGGCGCGTTCGATGCAGGTGCCGCACCTGTGGTCGCAGGCGCAGCAGTGCTTCGCGCCGGTGGCAGATGCCTGGGGCCGCACCGGCCGCGAGGGGGTCTTCACCGCCGGCGACGGTGCCGGGATCGGCGGTGCCAGAGCGGCGGAATACTCGGGCCGGATCGCGGCGCTGAAAGCGGCTGAGGAACTGGGCCGGCTGACCGTGCAGGAGCGCGACCGCCTGGCAGCGCCGCTGCTGCGGCAGAAGGCGCGGGAAACTGCGGTGCGCCCGTTCCTGGATGCGGCCTATCCGCCCTATGCCGAGGCGCTGGCGCCGGACGACGCGACCATCATCTGCCGCTGCGAGGAAGTGACCGCCGGCGACATCCGCAGTTTTGCCAGGCTGGGCTGCCAGGGCCCCAACCAGGCCAAGGCTTTTGGCCGGGCCGGCATGGGTCCCTGCCAGGGCCGGTACTGCGGCTTGACCGTGACCGGCCTTCTGGCCAGCGCCAATGGCCGGAGCAAGGATGAGACCGGCTATTACCGCATCCGGCCGCCAATCAAACC